Within the Alteromonas sp. M12 genome, the region TTATTACTAAAAGCGCATACATTTGACCAACAGTTCGATTAAAACCCCATCGACTACCCATTTCACCGAAATGCATAACGAAGGTTTCTATCATGGGTGTCATTTTCATAATCAAGACTCTTTTCTGAAGTTTCAGTAATTTCTGAAAATTATAAACGCTAATTGATGCAGATCAAATATTATTTTATTTATTTGTGTTTGCTATTGGCGGAATGGTTAAGAGTTTCGGTGAGGATTTTTGTATGAAATATGCTTTTTGTACTGAGCGAAGAATAATATTTAAACCAAATTAGCAGCGTTTATTGCGATTAGATCCCTACTTAATCGCAATAAAGGGTGTCTTTTTGGATGTTTTTTTCAACACATTTTAGCCGTTAAAAAGCGAACTGGCGATGGAGGCAGCTAATTGATATTCATAAAAATTTTATACTTTTTCATTTTTTGCTAATCCACTTCTTAAACAAAATAATTTTCTAAATAAAATATTTTTTTGAAATTTTAACGAAAGGCTAATGGTCTTTAACTTACATAATGGACTACATTGTTCAAAAAGTAGCCCGTTTTTCACAACTAAATATTTTGAGGATACGATTTATGAAACATAACAATTCGATTAAAACTGCTTTACTTATTGGTGCCACTCTTGCCGCTTCTCAAGTCGCCGTTGCTAAACCAAATGATCAATTATCATTAGCAGATGCGACACCTGAAAAAGTGAAAGTCGCTTTCCAAGAATGGAAAGATGGCAATAGACTACGTGGACGTAAAGACAAGTGTTATGGGATTGCTTTAGCCGGTGAGAACGATTGTAAAGCTGGCGCTGGCACAAGTTGTGAAGGGACTTCTACCGTTGATTTCCAAAAAAATGCATGGACTTATGCACCTAAAGGTTCATGTGAATACATAATCACACCAAATGGTGCTGGTTCTAAAGACCCAATTGCTTAAGCGTTTCATTTCCGAATGATAAAGCTAACTGAATTGCCCGCAGATGCGGGCATTTGTTTAAAACCAGAACATTTTGACGCTATACCAAGTAAGGTTGATGGTCATTTATGGTTCGAAGTTCATGCAGAAAACTACCTGATGCAGGGTGGTCCTAGACTTGCAAAATTACAGGAAGTTGCACAGCGATTTCCGTTAAGCATTCATGGTGTTGGGGCTTCGCTTGGTGGACCAAACCCACTTAATCCCGAGCATCTCAAGCGATTGGTTCGTTTAGTCAATTCGGTTCCTACCGCAGCTTTTTCTGAACATATAGCTTGGTCAGGTGCTGACGGAAATTATATGGGCAATTTAATGCCTACACCAATTACCACTCAATCCCTTCTTCGTACTGCCGAGAATATTGACCAGTTACAAAATGCAATTCAACGGCCCATACTGATAGAGAATCCTGCTAATTATCTCAACTTTAAATCTGACATGTCCGAAGCGGAATTTATGATGTCTTTGGTGAATAAGACTAGCTGCGGTATTTTGCTGGATGTTAACAATTTAT harbors:
- a CDS encoding DUF2282 domain-containing protein — protein: MKHNNSIKTALLIGATLAASQVAVAKPNDQLSLADATPEKVKVAFQEWKDGNRLRGRKDKCYGIALAGENDCKAGAGTSCEGTSTVDFQKNAWTYAPKGSCEYIITPNGAGSKDPIA
- a CDS encoding DUF692 domain-containing protein encodes the protein MIKLTELPADAGICLKPEHFDAIPSKVDGHLWFEVHAENYLMQGGPRLAKLQEVAQRFPLSIHGVGASLGGPNPLNPEHLKRLVRLVNSVPTAAFSEHIAWSGADGNYMGNLMPTPITTQSLLRTAENIDQLQNAIQRPILIENPANYLNFKSDMSEAEFMMSLVNKTSCGILLDVNNLFISANNTGIDPQQYIGNLEATAIGEIHVAGHSVDPIEKDLLIDSHDSDVSNAVWALLNDALSHIGPCPVLIERDANLPPFAELLAERNIARELIQSSKVVSYE